A genome region from Mesorhizobium sp. B2-1-8 includes the following:
- a CDS encoding ABC transporter permease: MAQAQEFEKVLSASDTSVAAFDDHKSAVKRIQHFLHSTPAAVPLIVLLLSVIIFGIAIGGRFFSSYTLTLILQQIAIVGILGAAQTLVILTAGIDLSIGVIMVISAVIMGNCAVSYGMPSVLAVAIGLAAGAACGLLNGLLVAYMKLPPFIVTLGTWNIVMATNFIYSANETIRDTDVDNQAPLLHLFALSFKVGTAVLTLGVIATVVLVLVLWYVLNHTAWGRHVYAVGDDQEAAKLSGIQTKKVLMTVYALAGLIAAFAAWVSIGRNGSISPSAAVTDYNLQAITATVIGGISLFGGRGSILGTLFGAMIVGVVSMGLNMLGADPQWKVLLTGVLIIGAVAIDQWIRKVSA, from the coding sequence ATGGCTCAAGCTCAAGAATTCGAGAAGGTTCTCTCGGCCAGCGATACAAGCGTAGCCGCTTTCGACGATCACAAATCAGCCGTCAAGCGCATCCAGCATTTTCTGCATTCGACGCCGGCCGCGGTGCCGCTGATCGTGCTGCTTCTGTCGGTCATCATCTTCGGCATCGCGATTGGAGGACGGTTCTTCTCGTCCTACACGCTGACGCTGATCCTGCAGCAGATCGCCATCGTCGGCATTCTCGGGGCCGCGCAGACGCTGGTCATCCTGACCGCCGGCATCGACCTGTCGATCGGGGTGATCATGGTGATTTCGGCGGTGATCATGGGCAATTGCGCGGTCAGCTACGGCATGCCGAGCGTGCTCGCCGTGGCGATCGGGCTCGCCGCCGGTGCGGCTTGCGGGCTGCTGAACGGGCTGCTGGTCGCCTATATGAAACTGCCGCCCTTCATCGTGACGCTTGGCACCTGGAACATCGTCATGGCCACGAACTTCATCTATTCGGCCAATGAGACGATCCGCGACACCGACGTCGACAATCAGGCGCCGCTCCTGCATCTGTTTGCCCTGAGCTTCAAGGTCGGCACCGCGGTGCTGACGCTCGGTGTCATTGCCACGGTCGTGCTCGTGCTGGTTCTTTGGTACGTGCTCAACCACACCGCATGGGGCCGTCATGTCTACGCCGTCGGCGACGACCAGGAGGCGGCGAAGCTGTCGGGCATCCAGACCAAGAAGGTGCTGATGACGGTCTACGCCCTTGCCGGGCTGATCGCCGCTTTCGCGGCCTGGGTCTCCATCGGCCGTAACGGCTCGATCTCGCCGTCCGCCGCCGTCACCGACTACAATCTGCAGGCCATCACCGCGACGGTGATCGGCGGTATTTCTCTCTTCGGCGGCCGCGGCTCCATCCTCGGCACCTTGTTCGGCGCGATGATCGTCGGCGTCGTCTCGATGGGCCTCAACATGCTGGGCGCCGATCCGCAATGGAAAGTGCTGCTCACCGGCGTGCTGATCATCGGCGCCGTCGCCATCGACCAATGGATCAGAAAGGTTTCGGCATGA
- a CDS encoding ROK family transcriptional regulator: METATARHGSPEANESLIHRGTNQSGMRDHNERLVLSLVRQHGSLAKSDIARMTGLSAQTVSVIMRELEEESLLVRQAPLRGKIGQPSIPMALNPEGAFFIGLKIGRRSAELVLIDFLGQVRAMLQHSYRYPAPRETVEFVTAGMKTMRGELTPTQDKRIAGLGIAMPFELWNWADTAGAPRDVMDEWRHRDIRGDIQAQCDFPVYLQNDATSACGAELVFGQTGAARDFVYFYIGAFAGGGIVLNGRLFGGPTGNAGALGSMPVPGPDGKPTQLIDVASIAMLEKTLNARGVEASYLWTSPEDWGEIGAELDEWIASASQALAYAIVAASSVIDFEAAVIDGWMPKAVRHRLVEAVVTAIAAIDGEGLKLPAVREGSVGIHARALGGASLPLSERFLIGSTTISRSA; this comes from the coding sequence GTGGAGACCGCCACTGCGAGGCATGGTTCGCCCGAAGCGAATGAGAGCCTCATTCACCGCGGGACCAACCAGAGCGGCATGCGCGACCATAACGAGCGCCTGGTGCTTTCGCTGGTGCGCCAGCATGGCAGTCTGGCGAAGTCCGACATCGCCCGCATGACCGGACTTTCGGCGCAGACGGTCTCGGTCATCATGCGCGAACTGGAGGAAGAGAGCCTGCTCGTGCGCCAGGCGCCTTTGCGCGGCAAGATCGGCCAGCCCTCGATCCCCATGGCGCTCAACCCCGAAGGCGCCTTCTTCATCGGTCTCAAGATCGGCCGCCGCAGCGCCGAACTCGTGCTGATCGATTTCCTCGGGCAGGTGCGCGCGATGCTGCAGCATTCCTACCGCTACCCTGCCCCACGCGAGACGGTCGAGTTCGTCACAGCGGGCATGAAGACGATGCGTGGCGAGTTGACACCGACGCAGGACAAGCGCATTGCCGGACTCGGCATCGCCATGCCATTCGAACTGTGGAACTGGGCCGACACGGCCGGCGCGCCTCGCGACGTCATGGACGAATGGCGCCACCGCGACATCAGGGGCGACATCCAGGCGCAGTGCGATTTTCCGGTCTATCTGCAGAACGATGCCACCTCCGCCTGCGGCGCCGAACTGGTCTTCGGCCAGACGGGCGCGGCACGGGACTTCGTCTATTTCTACATCGGCGCCTTTGCCGGCGGCGGCATCGTGCTCAACGGCCGGCTCTTCGGCGGCCCCACCGGCAATGCCGGCGCGCTCGGCTCCATGCCCGTGCCCGGGCCAGATGGAAAGCCGACCCAGCTGATCGACGTGGCCTCGATCGCCATGCTCGAAAAAACACTCAACGCGCGTGGCGTCGAGGCGTCTTATCTGTGGACCTCACCCGAGGATTGGGGTGAGATCGGCGCCGAACTCGACGAGTGGATCGCCAGCGCCTCGCAGGCGCTTGCTTACGCCATCGTCGCAGCGTCCTCGGTCATCGATTTCGAGGCCGCGGTGATCGACGGCTGGATGCCGAAGGCCGTGCGCCACAGGCTGGTCGAGGCGGTGGTGACGGCAATCGCCGCGATCGACGGCGAAGGGCTGAAACTTCCGGCTGTCCGCGAGGGAAGCGTGGGCATCCATGCCCGGGCGCTCGGCGGCGCCAGCCTGCCGCTTTCCGAACGCTTCCTGATCGGTTCGACGACGATCTCCAGGAGCGCCTGA
- a CDS encoding glycogen/starch/alpha-glucan phosphorylase, which produces MTSGMTIEAPALDNPDPKTLAEEVLMSLKYRVGKDTTVATQYDWLTASIKVVRDRVVDHWMQATKEAYDQKEKRVYYLSLEFLIGRLMRDAFSNLGLMENMREALSSLGVDLDLIAALEPDAALGNGGLGRLAACFMESMATVDIPAHGYGIRYANGMFRQEIHDGWQVELPETWLDHGNPWEFERRERSFEVGFGGSVESITSREGRLERHVWKPREHVLAVAYDTPVAGWRAKRVNTLRLWSGMPIDPILLDKFNAGDHIGALAESNKADALSRVLYPADSHMAGQELRLRQEYFFSTASLQDILQRHLSQYGDLRSLPDKAAIHLNDTHPAIAVPELMRLLMDVHGMDFDLAWDITKRTFGYTNHTLLPEALESWPVPLFERLLPRHMQIVYAINAQVLLEARATDQFSDEQIGRISLIQENGDRRVRMGNLAFVGSHSINGVSALHTELMKETVFADLHKLYPDRINNKTNGITPRRWLIQCNPGLTALAREAIGDRFMDDIEAIKGLDPLADDSAFREKFAAVKRQNKVRLANLVADRLGIRLDPSALFDIQVKRIHEYKRQLLNILEAIALYDQIRSHPERDWMPRVKFFGGKAAPSYHNAKLIIKLANDVARVINSDPSVRGLLKVVFVPNYNVSLAEVLMPAADLSEQISTAGMEASGTGNMKFALNGALTIGTLDGANVEIKEHVGDDNIFIFGLTTEEVAERRNNGYSPRGVIEASSELAQAVAAVSSGVFSPDDPNRYRDLINGLYDTDWFMVAADFDAYAACQRDVDAVWRNSPDWYARAIRNVARVGWFSSDRTIRQYAKEIWNVPV; this is translated from the coding sequence ATGACATCCGGCATGACGATCGAAGCCCCCGCTCTCGACAATCCCGATCCCAAGACGCTCGCCGAAGAAGTCTTGATGTCGCTCAAATACCGGGTCGGCAAGGACACCACCGTCGCGACCCAGTACGACTGGCTGACCGCCTCGATCAAGGTCGTGCGCGACCGCGTCGTCGACCATTGGATGCAGGCGACCAAGGAAGCCTACGACCAGAAGGAAAAGCGCGTTTATTACCTCTCGCTCGAATTCCTGATCGGGCGTCTGATGCGCGACGCCTTTTCCAATCTCGGCCTGATGGAGAACATGCGTGAGGCGCTGTCGTCGCTCGGCGTCGATCTCGACCTGATCGCGGCGCTCGAGCCGGACGCCGCCCTTGGCAATGGCGGCCTTGGCCGGCTCGCCGCCTGTTTCATGGAAAGCATGGCGACCGTCGACATCCCCGCGCATGGCTACGGCATCCGCTATGCCAACGGCATGTTCCGTCAGGAAATCCATGACGGCTGGCAGGTCGAACTGCCCGAGACCTGGCTTGATCACGGCAATCCGTGGGAGTTCGAGCGGCGCGAGCGCTCCTTTGAAGTCGGCTTCGGTGGTTCGGTCGAATCGATCACCTCCAGGGAAGGTCGCCTCGAACGCCACGTCTGGAAACCGAGGGAGCATGTTCTGGCGGTCGCCTACGACACGCCGGTGGCCGGCTGGCGCGCCAAGCGCGTCAACACGCTGCGCCTTTGGTCCGGCATGCCGATCGACCCGATCCTGCTCGACAAGTTCAACGCCGGCGACCACATCGGCGCGCTGGCCGAAAGCAACAAGGCCGATGCGCTGTCGCGGGTGCTCTATCCAGCCGATTCCCACATGGCCGGGCAGGAACTCAGGCTGCGCCAGGAATACTTCTTCTCCACCGCTTCGCTGCAGGACATCCTGCAGCGGCATCTGAGCCAATATGGCGATCTCAGGTCGCTGCCCGACAAGGCGGCGATCCACCTCAACGACACCCATCCGGCGATCGCCGTGCCCGAGCTGATGCGGCTCTTGATGGATGTCCACGGCATGGATTTCGACCTCGCCTGGGATATCACCAAGCGCACCTTCGGCTACACCAACCACACGCTGCTGCCCGAGGCGCTGGAAAGCTGGCCGGTGCCGCTGTTCGAGCGGCTCCTGCCGCGCCACATGCAGATCGTCTACGCCATCAACGCGCAGGTGCTGCTCGAAGCCCGCGCCACCGATCAGTTCTCGGACGAGCAGATCGGCCGTATCTCATTGATCCAGGAGAATGGCGACCGCCGGGTGCGCATGGGCAATTTGGCCTTTGTCGGTTCGCACTCGATCAACGGCGTGTCGGCGCTGCACACCGAGTTGATGAAGGAGACGGTCTTCGCCGACCTCCACAAACTCTATCCCGACCGCATCAACAACAAGACCAACGGCATCACGCCGCGGCGCTGGCTCATCCAGTGCAATCCGGGCCTCACCGCGCTTGCCCGCGAGGCGATCGGCGACCGCTTCATGGATGACATCGAGGCGATCAAGGGGCTCGATCCTCTCGCCGACGACTCTGCCTTCCGCGAAAAATTCGCCGCTGTGAAGCGCCAGAACAAAGTGAGGCTTGCCAATCTGGTCGCCGATCGCCTCGGCATCAGGCTCGACCCTTCGGCGCTCTTCGACATCCAGGTCAAGCGCATCCACGAATACAAGCGCCAGCTCCTCAACATCCTCGAGGCGATCGCGCTCTATGACCAGATCCGTTCGCATCCCGAGCGCGACTGGATGCCGCGCGTGAAATTCTTCGGCGGCAAGGCCGCGCCCAGCTACCACAACGCCAAGCTGATCATCAAACTGGCCAACGATGTCGCCAGGGTGATCAACAGCGACCCTTCGGTGCGTGGCCTGCTGAAGGTCGTGTTCGTACCGAACTACAATGTCAGCCTGGCGGAGGTGCTGATGCCGGCCGCCGATCTCTCGGAGCAGATCTCGACCGCCGGCATGGAAGCGTCGGGGACCGGCAACATGAAGTTCGCGCTGAACGGCGCGCTGACCATCGGCACGCTCGACGGTGCCAATGTCGAGATCAAGGAGCATGTCGGCGACGACAACATCTTCATCTTCGGCCTGACCACCGAAGAGGTCGCCGAGCGGCGCAACAATGGCTATAGTCCGCGTGGCGTCATCGAAGCATCCTCCGAACTGGCGCAGGCGGTCGCGGCCGTTTCGTCGGGCGTCTTCTCGCCCGATGATCCCAATCGCTATCGCGACCTCATCAATGGCCTTTACGACACCGACTGGTTCATGGTCGCGGCGGATTTCGACGCCTATGCCGCCTGCCAGCGCGATGTCGACGCCGTTTGGCGCAACAGCCCGGACTGGTACGCCCGCGCCATCCGCAACGTCGCCCGCGTCGGCTGGTTCTCCTCCGATCGCACGATCCGCCAATACGCGAAAGAAATCTGGAACGTGCCGGTCTGA
- a CDS encoding carbohydrate kinase family protein, which yields MILCCGEALIDMLPRTTTQGEPAFAPYVGGAVFNTAIALGRLGAPAGFFSGLSSDLFGGQFREALGASKVSSTYAHTSPRPTTLAFVRLNNGQATYTFYDENTAGRMLTIDDLPQLGGEIEAMLFGAISLISEPAGSAYEEFMRREHEARVMMLDPNIRPNFIPDKAKHLGRIREMMAMADIVKLSDEDLNWFGEAGSHEDVVRNWLDRGPKLIVVTHGSQGAVGYSKQHRVTVMPETVKVVDTVGAGDTFNAGILASLHEQGLLTKAAISGLSEDAIRKALALGAKAAAVTVSRAGANPPWRHEIG from the coding sequence ATGATCCTCTGCTGCGGCGAAGCCTTGATCGACATGCTGCCGCGCACCACCACGCAGGGTGAGCCGGCCTTTGCTCCCTATGTCGGCGGCGCTGTCTTCAACACGGCGATCGCGCTCGGCCGGCTCGGCGCGCCGGCCGGCTTCTTCTCGGGCCTGTCGTCGGACCTGTTCGGCGGTCAGTTCAGGGAGGCGCTCGGGGCAAGCAAGGTCAGTTCAACCTACGCGCACACCTCGCCCCGGCCGACGACACTGGCCTTCGTGCGGCTGAACAACGGCCAGGCGACCTACACCTTCTATGACGAGAACACGGCCGGGCGCATGCTGACCATCGATGACCTGCCGCAACTCGGCGGCGAGATCGAGGCGATGCTGTTCGGCGCCATCAGCCTGATCTCGGAGCCGGCTGGCTCGGCCTATGAGGAATTCATGCGGCGCGAGCATGAGGCCCGAGTGATGATGCTCGATCCCAACATCCGGCCGAACTTCATCCCCGACAAGGCCAAGCACCTCGGACGCATCCGGGAGATGATGGCGATGGCCGACATCGTCAAACTGTCGGACGAAGACCTAAACTGGTTCGGCGAAGCCGGTTCGCACGAGGATGTCGTGCGCAATTGGCTCGACCGCGGCCCGAAGCTGATCGTCGTCACGCATGGCAGCCAAGGTGCCGTTGGCTACAGCAAGCAACACCGTGTCACAGTCATGCCGGAGACGGTGAAGGTGGTGGACACCGTCGGCGCCGGAGACACGTTCAACGCCGGCATCCTTGCCTCCCTGCATGAGCAAGGCCTGTTGACGAAGGCCGCGATTTCCGGCCTGTCCGAAGATGCCATCCGCAAGGCCTTGGCGCTCGGCGCCAAGGCGGCGGCCGTGACGGTATCACGAGCCGGCGCCAATCCGCCCTGGCGGCACGAGATCGGCTGA
- a CDS encoding ATP-binding cassette domain-containing protein produces MTQEPILTARGLVKRYGRVTALDNADFDLYPGEILAVIGDNGAGKSSLIKAISGAAVPDEGEIRLEGKPVSFKSPMEAREAGIETVYQNLALSPALSIADNMFLGREIRKPGFVGQWLRMLDRPAMEKRARDKLTELGLMTIQNISQAVETLSGGQRQGVAVARAAAFGSKMVIMDEPTAALGVKESRRVLELILDVKKRGLPIVLISHNMPHVFEVADRIHIHRLGRRLCVIDPKQYTMSDAVAFMTGAKTPPEAALAA; encoded by the coding sequence ATGACCCAGGAACCCATCCTCACCGCGCGCGGTCTGGTCAAGCGCTATGGCCGCGTCACCGCTCTCGACAATGCCGACTTCGACCTTTACCCCGGCGAAATCCTTGCCGTCATCGGCGACAACGGCGCCGGCAAGTCGTCGCTCATCAAGGCGATTTCCGGCGCGGCCGTGCCGGACGAAGGCGAAATCCGGCTTGAAGGCAAACCCGTTTCCTTCAAATCGCCGATGGAAGCGCGCGAAGCCGGCATCGAAACCGTCTACCAGAATCTCGCGTTGTCGCCGGCGCTGTCGATCGCCGACAACATGTTCCTCGGCCGCGAGATCCGAAAACCCGGCTTCGTCGGCCAGTGGCTTCGCATGCTCGACCGTCCGGCAATGGAAAAGCGCGCCCGCGACAAGCTCACCGAACTCGGCTTGATGACCATCCAGAACATCAGCCAGGCGGTGGAGACGCTGTCGGGCGGCCAACGCCAGGGCGTGGCGGTGGCCCGCGCCGCCGCCTTCGGCTCGAAAATGGTCATCATGGACGAACCGACGGCGGCACTCGGGGTCAAGGAGAGCCGCCGCGTGCTCGAACTGATCCTCGACGTGAAGAAGCGCGGCCTGCCGATCGTGCTGATCTCGCACAACATGCCGCACGTCTTCGAGGTGGCTGACCGTATACACATCCACCGTCTGGGCCGTCGCCTATGCGTCATCGACCCCAAGCAATACACGATGTCCGATGCCGTTGCCTTCATGACCGGGGCAAAAACGCCCCCGGAGGCAGCATTGGCGGCCTGA
- a CDS encoding RbsD/FucU family protein, with product MLIGIPALLGPELLATLRAMGHGDEIALVDGNYPAQDQARRLIRTDGHALIPVLDAVLTLLPVDDVVPEALFRASVKGDPSLADPVHREMEAICAKRAPGRKVVALAGADFYARVKSAHAIVATSEPRLYANIIIRKGVIYPPETKKP from the coding sequence ATGCTGATCGGGATTCCGGCGCTGCTTGGTCCGGAGCTTCTGGCAACATTGCGCGCCATGGGCCATGGTGACGAGATTGCCCTCGTCGACGGGAACTATCCGGCGCAGGACCAGGCAAGGCGCCTCATCCGGACCGACGGCCATGCCCTCATTCCCGTACTCGACGCGGTACTTACGCTGCTTCCGGTCGACGATGTCGTTCCGGAGGCGCTGTTTCGCGCCTCGGTGAAAGGCGATCCGTCGCTTGCCGATCCTGTCCATCGTGAAATGGAGGCGATCTGCGCCAAACGCGCGCCGGGCCGCAAGGTGGTTGCGCTGGCCGGCGCCGACTTCTATGCACGGGTCAAATCTGCGCATGCCATCGTCGCGACAAGCGAGCCGCGGCTTTACGCCAACATCATCATCCGCAAGGGCGTGATCTATCCGCCGGAGACCAAGAAGCCATGA
- a CDS encoding sugar ABC transporter substrate-binding protein: MFHWEEIVTNTKLLKSTVFAAAALGLMAFASSASAAGVGACLITKTDTNPFFVKMKEGATAKAKELGVDLKTYAGKIDGDSESQVAAIESCIADGAKGILITASDTKGIVPTVKKARDAGLLVIALDTPLDPVDAADATFATDNLEAGKLIGAWAAATLGDKAKDAKIGFLDLTPSQPTVDVLRDQGFMMGYGIDVKDPNKIGDETDPRIVGHDVTNGNEEGGRKAMENLLQKDNTINVIHTINEPAAVGAYQALKAVGLESQVLIVSVDGGCPGVKSVAEGVIGATSQQYPLQMAALGIEAIAAFAKDGTKPKPTEGKNFFDTGVNLVTDKPAKGVKSIDTKEGLAKCWG; this comes from the coding sequence ATGTTCCACTGGGAGGAAATCGTGACCAATACAAAATTGTTGAAGTCCACCGTTTTTGCGGCGGCCGCGCTGGGTCTGATGGCGTTCGCTTCGTCCGCATCCGCCGCTGGCGTCGGCGCCTGCCTGATCACCAAGACCGACACCAATCCGTTCTTCGTCAAGATGAAAGAGGGCGCGACCGCCAAGGCCAAGGAACTTGGCGTCGATCTCAAGACCTATGCCGGCAAGATCGACGGTGACAGCGAGAGCCAGGTGGCGGCGATCGAAAGCTGCATCGCCGACGGCGCCAAGGGTATTCTGATCACCGCCTCCGACACCAAGGGCATCGTGCCGACGGTGAAGAAGGCGCGCGATGCCGGCCTGCTTGTGATTGCGCTGGATACGCCGCTCGATCCGGTCGACGCCGCCGACGCGACCTTCGCCACCGACAATCTGGAGGCCGGCAAGCTGATTGGCGCCTGGGCGGCCGCTACACTGGGCGACAAGGCTAAGGACGCCAAGATCGGCTTCCTCGACCTGACCCCCTCGCAGCCGACCGTGGACGTTCTGCGCGACCAGGGCTTCATGATGGGCTACGGCATCGACGTGAAGGACCCCAACAAGATCGGCGATGAGACCGATCCGCGCATCGTCGGTCATGATGTGACGAACGGCAACGAGGAAGGCGGCCGCAAGGCGATGGAAAACCTTCTCCAGAAGGACAACACCATCAACGTCATCCACACCATCAACGAGCCGGCCGCGGTCGGCGCCTACCAGGCGCTCAAGGCCGTCGGCCTCGAAAGCCAGGTGCTGATCGTCTCGGTCGACGGCGGTTGCCCCGGCGTGAAGTCGGTCGCCGAAGGCGTCATCGGCGCCACCTCGCAGCAATATCCGCTGCAGATGGCCGCACTCGGCATCGAGGCGATCGCCGCCTTCGCCAAGGACGGCACCAAGCCGAAGCCGACCGAGGGCAAGAACTTCTTCGACACCGGCGTCAACCTCGTCACCGACAAGCCGGCCAAGGGCGTCAAGTCCATCGACACCAAGGAAGGCCTCGCCAAGTGCTGGGGCTGA